From a single Pseudomonas sp. A34-9 genomic region:
- a CDS encoding DUF6124 family protein, which produces MFKVTPNPPIPDPASPYESPDSKKFHEAAERALDHYLGPSAADIMAAPYKPNTLYMASPEADNESLLVDASETLGSATVIINNHIAQVEGTHRKTLQGIAQVVMLAELAVNRVLDKLVPTT; this is translated from the coding sequence ATGTTCAAAGTAACGCCAAACCCGCCGATCCCCGATCCGGCATCCCCCTACGAATCGCCCGATTCAAAGAAATTTCACGAAGCCGCCGAGCGCGCCCTCGACCACTATCTCGGCCCATCGGCGGCCGACATCATGGCCGCGCCTTACAAGCCCAACACGCTGTACATGGCCAGTCCCGAGGCCGACAACGAGTCCTTGCTGGTAGATGCCAGTGAGACCCTCGGCTCGGCCACCGTCATTATCAACAACCATATCGCGCAGGTTGAAGGAACCCACCGCAAAACCCTGCAAGGCATCGCTCAAGTGGTGATGCTGGCAGAGCTGGCGGTCAATCGGGTGCTGGATAAGTTAGTGCCAACGACGTGA
- a CDS encoding GNAT family protein, whose amino-acid sequence MTASLADWKGVPAPTTTLLEGRFIRLERLDPARHADELFNALQGPGADPKLWDYLPYGPFPERSVFNDWLNNHAASSDPYFFSVIDRASGQVQGILSLMSIVPAQGRIEIGHVTFGAPMQRSPKSTEAVYLLGKYAFELGYRRLEWKCNNGNARSKYAAERLGFSFEGVFRQHMVVKGQNRDTAWYSILDGEWPAIAAGFEQWLSDENQTPTGQVKGLVECRS is encoded by the coding sequence ATGACCGCTTCACTTGCCGACTGGAAAGGCGTCCCCGCCCCCACGACCACGCTGCTCGAAGGCCGTTTCATCCGCCTGGAAAGACTCGACCCGGCGCGCCACGCCGACGAGCTGTTCAACGCCCTGCAAGGCCCCGGCGCCGACCCGAAACTCTGGGATTATTTGCCCTACGGCCCGTTCCCGGAGCGCAGTGTGTTCAATGACTGGCTGAACAATCACGCCGCCAGCAGCGACCCGTATTTCTTCAGCGTCATCGACCGCGCCAGCGGCCAGGTGCAAGGCATCCTCAGCCTGATGTCGATCGTCCCTGCTCAGGGTCGCATCGAAATCGGCCACGTCACCTTCGGCGCACCGATGCAGCGCTCGCCGAAAAGCACCGAGGCGGTTTATCTGCTGGGCAAATACGCCTTCGAGCTGGGCTATCGTCGCCTGGAATGGAAGTGCAACAACGGCAACGCCCGCTCCAAATACGCGGCCGAGCGTTTGGGCTTCAGTTTTGAAGGCGTGTTCCGCCAGCACATGGTGGTCAAGGGGCAGAACCGCGATACCGCGTGGTACTCGATTCTGGATGGAGAATGGCCGGCGATTGCGGCAGGGTTCGAGCAATGGTTGAGTGATGAAAACCAGACACCGACCGGGCAGGTGAAAGGCTTGGTCGAGTGCCGAAGCTAA
- a CDS encoding homocysteine S-methyltransferase family protein: MGAASTIILDGGMGRELQRAGAPFRQPEWSALALSEAPQAVEAVHAAYIVSGANVITTNSYAVVPFHIGEARFAAEGQALAALAGELARRAVHASGKSVRVAGSLPPLFGSYRPDLFEAARVTELLAPLVIGLAPHVDLWLAETQSSIVEARAIHAGLPQDGKPFWLSFTLRDEDTDEVPRLRSGEPVTDAAAVAAELGVETLLFNCSQPEVIGAAIDAARDTFERLGVKIHIGAYANAFPPQPKEATANDGLDPLREDLDPPGYLHWALDWQQRGASHLGGCCGIGPEHIAVLAQKLG, encoded by the coding sequence ATGGGCGCAGCAAGCACGATTATTCTCGATGGCGGCATGGGCCGTGAACTGCAGCGCGCCGGTGCGCCATTTCGTCAGCCAGAGTGGTCGGCGCTGGCCTTGAGCGAAGCACCGCAAGCGGTCGAGGCGGTACACGCCGCTTATATCGTCAGTGGCGCCAATGTGATTACCACCAACAGTTATGCCGTGGTGCCGTTCCATATTGGCGAAGCGCGTTTTGCCGCTGAAGGGCAGGCGCTGGCAGCGTTGGCCGGTGAGCTGGCGCGACGTGCGGTGCACGCTTCGGGAAAATCCGTGCGTGTGGCCGGCTCATTGCCGCCGCTGTTCGGCTCCTATCGTCCGGATCTGTTCGAGGCCGCCCGAGTGACCGAGTTGCTGGCGCCCTTGGTCATCGGCCTGGCACCGCATGTTGATCTGTGGCTGGCGGAAACCCAGAGCTCGATCGTCGAGGCGCGCGCCATTCACGCCGGGCTGCCGCAGGACGGCAAGCCGTTCTGGCTGTCGTTTACCTTGAGGGACGAAGACACTGACGAAGTGCCGCGTTTGCGTTCCGGCGAACCGGTGACTGACGCGGCTGCGGTGGCCGCCGAGTTGGGCGTCGAGACGCTGCTGTTCAATTGCAGTCAGCCGGAAGTGATCGGCGCGGCGATTGATGCGGCGCGCGACACCTTCGAACGTCTGGGGGTGAAGATTCACATCGGCGCCTATGCCAATGCGTTTCCGCCGCAGCCCAAAGAGGCCACGGCCAATGACGGACTCGATCCGTTGCGTGAAGATCTCGATCCGCCGGGTTATCTGCATTGGGCGCTCGACTGGCAGCAGCGCGGCGCCAGTCATTTGGGTGGTTGCTGCGGGATCGGCCCGGAGCATATTGCGGTGCTGGCGCAGAAACTCGGTTAA
- a CDS encoding ABC transporter substrate-binding protein, with protein MKFQPLLALGLTILAASTQAFGGATLDRVEQKKELVGVLMESYPPFSFLNEQNQLDGFDVDVAKAVADKLGVKLRLETPSWDVIAAGRWSGRYDICICSMTPSKARAEVFDFPVEYYASPAVIVVNAKDDRIHGAKDLSGKKVGLTSASSYESYLNKNLVIEGAEDTQLQYPFEGVQIAPYDTDNVAFQDLGLGAGVRLDAILTNLVTAQPRLNADKRFKLAGEALYSEPNSVAIEKGDAQWDAKVREVFAQLKQDGTLSKLSQKWIGADISQ; from the coding sequence GTGAAATTTCAACCGCTACTGGCACTGGGCCTGACCATTCTGGCCGCCTCGACTCAAGCCTTCGGTGGCGCCACGCTGGATCGCGTCGAGCAGAAAAAGGAACTGGTCGGCGTGTTGATGGAAAGCTACCCACCCTTCTCGTTCCTCAACGAGCAGAACCAGCTCGACGGCTTTGACGTCGATGTGGCCAAAGCCGTGGCCGACAAACTCGGGGTTAAGCTGCGACTCGAAACGCCGTCCTGGGACGTCATTGCCGCCGGCCGCTGGAGCGGGCGCTACGACATCTGCATCTGCTCGATGACCCCGAGCAAGGCCCGCGCCGAAGTGTTCGATTTCCCGGTCGAGTACTACGCCTCGCCCGCAGTGATCGTGGTCAACGCCAAGGACGATCGCATCCACGGCGCCAAGGATCTGAGTGGCAAGAAAGTCGGCCTCACCAGCGCCTCCAGCTACGAAAGCTATCTGAACAAGAATCTGGTGATCGAAGGCGCTGAAGACACACAGTTGCAGTACCCGTTCGAAGGGGTGCAGATCGCCCCATATGACACCGACAACGTCGCGTTCCAGGACTTGGGCCTCGGTGCCGGCGTGCGCCTCGATGCGATCCTCACCAACCTCGTCACCGCGCAGCCGCGCCTGAACGCAGACAAACGCTTCAAGCTTGCCGGCGAGGCGCTGTACTCGGAGCCGAACTCGGTCGCCATTGAAAAGGGCGATGCGCAATGGGATGCGAAAGTGCGTGAGGTCTTTGCTCAACTGAAACAGGACGGCACCCTGAGCAAGCTCTCGCAAAAATGGATCGGCGCTGATATCAGCCAATGA
- a CDS encoding helix-turn-helix transcriptional regulator: MSLTVAERTVLIENIREALAQGTLEIGEAVRRLRVEVTGLHQTQFAKMCKISVRTLVHIEHGEGNQTLKSLNAVFRPFGMKMGVVRVRRDIS, encoded by the coding sequence ATGAGCCTGACCGTTGCCGAACGCACTGTGCTTATTGAAAACATACGGGAAGCGCTGGCCCAGGGAACGCTTGAGATCGGCGAAGCCGTTCGCCGCTTACGTGTAGAAGTGACGGGGTTGCATCAAACCCAGTTCGCGAAAATGTGCAAAATCTCGGTTCGTACCCTGGTGCACATCGAGCACGGTGAAGGTAATCAGACGCTGAAGTCGTTGAACGCCGTGTTCCGTCCGTTTGGGATGAAAATGGGCGTGGTTAGAGTACGGCGGGATATCAGCTGA
- a CDS encoding GNAT family N-acetyltransferase gives MSQIDIRQVSADDHAAWLPLWQAYLRFYNTELPQAVTESTWQRFLDPGEPTHAALAWADGKAVGLVHYIYHRSNWSIENSCYLQDLLVEEHTRGSGVGRLLIEHVYATAKADGCCKVHWLTHETNAAAIQLYERIAERPGFIQFRQAL, from the coding sequence ATGAGTCAGATCGACATTCGCCAGGTCAGCGCCGACGACCACGCCGCGTGGCTGCCGCTGTGGCAGGCGTACCTGCGTTTCTACAATACCGAACTGCCGCAAGCGGTGACGGAAAGTACCTGGCAGCGTTTTCTCGACCCGGGCGAGCCAACCCACGCGGCCTTGGCGTGGGCCGACGGTAAAGCCGTGGGCCTGGTGCATTACATCTACCATCGCTCGAACTGGAGCATCGAAAACTCCTGCTACCTGCAAGATTTGCTGGTCGAGGAACACACTCGCGGCAGCGGCGTTGGCCGTCTGCTGATCGAACACGTCTACGCCACGGCCAAGGCCGACGGCTGCTGCAAAGTCCATTGGCTGACCCACGAGACCAACGCCGCCGCGATCCAGCTCTACGAGCGCATTGCCGAGCGCCCGGGGTTCATCCAGTTTCGCCAAGCCCTTTAA
- a CDS encoding FMN-binding negative transcriptional regulator, translating into MYTPRAFAIEDLSQLHELILATRLAILVSHGESGLQASHVPVLLHCEQGEYGTLYGHLARANPQWKDLRDGAEAMLIFAGADAYISPGFYPSKAEHGKVVPTWNYIAVHAYGHAETFSDGGRLLDIVSTLTNRHEAGRVQPWSVDDAPADYIDGMLKAIVGFAIPIDRLEGKRKLSQNRSAEDIAGVREGLAASPQINDQTLARLMR; encoded by the coding sequence ATGTACACACCTCGCGCCTTTGCCATCGAAGACCTCTCCCAACTGCACGAACTGATCCTTGCTACCCGCCTCGCCATTCTGGTGAGCCACGGCGAAAGTGGCTTGCAGGCCAGCCATGTGCCGGTGCTGCTGCATTGCGAACAAGGCGAGTACGGCACGCTCTACGGACACCTGGCCCGTGCCAACCCACAGTGGAAAGACCTGCGCGACGGCGCCGAAGCCATGCTGATCTTCGCCGGCGCCGATGCCTACATCAGCCCGGGCTTTTACCCGAGCAAGGCCGAGCACGGCAAAGTCGTGCCTACCTGGAACTACATCGCCGTGCATGCCTATGGCCACGCCGAAACCTTCAGCGATGGTGGAAGGCTGCTCGACATCGTCAGCACCCTCACCAACCGCCATGAGGCCGGTCGCGTGCAACCGTGGTCAGTCGACGACGCGCCCGCCGATTACATCGACGGCATGCTCAAGGCCATCGTCGGTTTTGCCATTCCCATCGACCGGCTCGAAGGCAAACGCAAACTCAGCCAGAACCGCAGCGCCGAAGACATTGCCGGCGTGCGCGAAGGCCTGGCGGCCAGCCCGCAAATCAATGATCAAACCCTCGCCCGATTGATGCGCTAA
- a CDS encoding amino acid ABC transporter permease — MTSFPTPPQPPQPVAESRLRRLFGFRTRLYLTWVLMFCLFAGFFLSFDLKFSIIVDKLPNLVGLKLAPNGFLQGAALTLFLCVCSIVASSLLGFVTALARLSKSAVAFGIASFYASFFRGTPLLIQILLIYLGLPQLGIVPGAIVAGIIALSLNYGAYLSEIFRAGILGVPYGQREASLALGMRDSVILWRITLPQAMRTIIPPTTNQFISMLKDSSLISVMGVWEVMFLAQSYGRSSYRYIEMLTTAAIIYWLMSIGLELIQARMERHYGKAYVRRS, encoded by the coding sequence ATGACTTCTTTCCCGACACCTCCACAGCCACCACAACCGGTGGCTGAATCACGTCTGCGCCGGCTCTTCGGTTTTCGTACGCGGCTGTACCTGACCTGGGTGCTGATGTTCTGCCTGTTCGCCGGATTCTTCCTGAGCTTCGACCTGAAGTTCTCGATTATCGTCGACAAACTGCCCAACCTGGTCGGCCTCAAGCTTGCACCCAATGGCTTTCTGCAAGGCGCGGCGCTGACGTTGTTTCTGTGCGTATGCTCGATTGTCGCTTCGTCATTGCTGGGCTTCGTCACGGCGCTGGCGCGACTGTCGAAAAGCGCTGTGGCGTTCGGTATCGCCAGTTTCTACGCCTCGTTCTTTCGCGGCACCCCGCTGCTGATCCAGATCCTGCTGATCTATCTCGGCCTGCCGCAACTGGGCATCGTGCCCGGCGCTATCGTCGCCGGCATCATTGCGCTGTCGCTGAACTATGGCGCGTACCTCAGCGAAATCTTTCGCGCCGGCATTCTTGGCGTCCCCTATGGCCAGCGCGAAGCATCGCTGGCTCTGGGCATGCGCGACTCGGTGATTCTCTGGCGCATCACCTTGCCCCAGGCCATGCGCACAATCATCCCGCCGACCACCAACCAATTCATCTCGATGCTCAAAGACTCGTCGCTAATCTCGGTGATGGGCGTGTGGGAAGTGATGTTTCTGGCGCAGTCTTACGGGCGCTCAAGTTATCGCTACATCGAAATGCTCACCACGGCGGCGATCATTTATTGGCTGATGTCGATCGGACTGGAGCTGATCCAGGCGCGAATGGAGCGGCATTACGGCAAGGCGTACGTGCGCCGAAGTTAA